A genomic window from Astatotilapia calliptera chromosome 12, fAstCal1.2, whole genome shotgun sequence includes:
- the LOC113033006 gene encoding gastric intrinsic factor-like — MKKPALLSAALLLLFFVGTSAQGNTNFRVQVNVPPTNIKTYNTFTAYRGSLFGGLTRLRYSNQGFNFQYIPHDDYGPFLQSVNGLAGNSSHYWQLLSGTTPLNVGMGCYLPTANEVVTLKYTKI, encoded by the exons ATGAAGAAGcctgctctcctctctgcagccctgctgctgctgttttttgttgggaCATCAGCTCAGG GTAACACTAACTTCAGAGTGCAAGTGAATGTGCCACCCACTAACATTAAGACCTACAACACTTTTACTGCTTATAGAGGCAGCCTCTTCGGTGGACTGACGAGACTGAGATACTCAAACCAAGGCTTCAA CTTTCAGTACATACCACATGATGACTATGGACCATTCCTTCAGAGTGTAAATGGTTTGGCAGGAAATTCATCACACTACTGGCAACTGCTGAGTGGTACAACCCCACTCAATGTTG GTATGGGATGCTACCTTCCAACTGCAAATGAAGTCGTCACCCTGAAATACACGAAAATTTAA
- the pip5k1bb gene encoding phosphatidylinositol 4-phosphate 5-kinase type-1 beta: protein MSTATENGTGGNRSSEKTYKKTTSSALKGAIQLGIGYTVGNLTSKPDRDVLMQDFYVVESVFLPSEGSNLTPAHHYPDFRFKTYAPLAFRYFRDLFGIKPDDYLYSLVNEPLIELVNPGASGSLFYLTSDDEFIIKTVQHKEAKFLQRLLPGYYMNLNQNPRTLLPKFYGLYCIQSGGINIRLVVMNNVLPRSVKMHYKYDLKGSTYKRRASRKEREKACPTYKDLDFQDMHEEGLYFDAETYNNLMKTLQRDCRVLESFKIMDYSLLLGVHVLDHREGGEQGQAGGDGRRPVAQRVLYSTAMESIQGDGKAAEALTTDDTMGGIPARTHKDEKLLIYLGIIDILQSYRFIKKLEHSWKALVYDGDSVSVHRPGFYASRFLKFMSTRVFRKTQPIRFSPSKRTRTSIPALKSCSQEILSSQADERNEEDRRDRLVGARSLASLDGQAVFGSYLRPDIVPANPSFYEGSSMGTISTSSIFVNVENQTEDRDDVASSSTFTLEDSAICLTSEQSTMDVDMDRDDGSVLDVYL from the exons ATGTCTACGGCCACAGAAAATGGGACAGGAGGGAATCGGAGCTCAGAGAAAACCTACAAGAAG ACCACATCCTCGGCGTTAAAGGGAGCCATTCAGCTTGGTATTGGCTATACAGTGGGAAACCTCACCTCCAAGCCTGACAGAGATGTTCTTATGCAAGACTTCTATGTGGTGGAGAGTGTCTTTCTGCCCAG TGAGGGAAGCAACCTGACTCCAGCACATCACTATCCTGACTTCCGCTTCAAGACGTACGCCCCGCTGGCCTTCCGCTACTTCAGAGATCTGTTCGGCATCAAGCCAGATGACTACCTG TACTCCCTGGTAAACGAGCCTCTGATTGAGCTGGTCAACCCCGGGGCCAGCGGCTCTCTCTTCTACCTGACCAGCGACGATGAGTTCATCATTAAAACCGTTCAGCACAAGGAGGCCAAGTTTCTCCAGAGGCTGCTACCTGGATACTACATG AACTTGAACCAGAATCCACGCACTTTGCTTCCCAAGTTTTACGGCCTGTACTGCATCCAGTCTGGAGGCATCAACATCCGATTGGTGGTGATGAACAATGTGTTGCCTCGCTCtgtcaaaatgcactacaaatACGACCTGAAGGGATCCACCTATAAGAGACGAGCGtccaggaaagagagagagaaggcctGTCCGACCTACAAAGACTTGGACTTTCAAGACATGCACGAGGAGGGGCTTTACTTTGACGCCGAGACGTACAACAACCTCATGAAGACTCTGCAGAGAGACTGTCGG GTGCTTGAGAGTTTCAAGATCATGGACTACAGTCTTCTGCTGGGCGTGCACGTCCTGGACCACAGAGAGGGGGGCGAGCAGGGTCAGGCAGGGGGTGATGGGAGGAGACCCGTGGCTCAGAGGGTGCTTTACTCCACCGCCATGGAGTCCATTCAAGGAGACGGCAAGGCTGCTGAAGCCCTCACCACTGATGACAC GATGGGCGGCATCCCAGCCCGGACACACAAAGATGAAAAGCTGCTCATCTACCTGGGCATCATAGATATTCTACAGTCATACAG GTTCATTAAAAAGTTGGAGCACTCATGGAAAGCCCTGGTGTACGATGGT GACTCCGTCTCAGTCCACCGGCCCGGGTTTTACGCCAGCCGCTTCCTGAAGTTCATGAGCACACGGGTCTTCAGGAAGACTCAGC CAATTCGATTCTCCCCTTCAAAGAGGACCCGCACTTCCATCCCTGCTCTGAAGTCGTGCTCACAGGAGATCCTTTCATCGCAAGCGGATGAGAGGAACGAGGAGGACAGGAGGGACCGGCTGGTAGGAGCGCGCAGCCTCGCCAGCCTGGATGGACAAG ccGTGTTCGGTTCATATCTGCGCCCCGACATTGTCCCAGCCAACCCATCCTTCTACGAGGGCTCCTCCATGGGAACtatctccacctcctccatctTTGTAAACGTGGAAAACCAAACAGAGGACAG GGATGACGTCGCATCCAGCTCCACCTTCACCCTGGAGGACAGTGCCATCTGCCTTACGTCGGAGCAGAGCACCATGGACGTGGACATGGATCGAGATGACGGATCGGTTCTTGACGTCTACCTG TGA